The following are from one region of the Planctomonas sp. JC2975 genome:
- the rplQ gene encoding 50S ribosomal protein L17, protein MPKPTKGPRLGGGPAHERLLLANLAAALFTHKRITTTETKAKRLRPLAERLITFAKRGDLHARRRVLSVIQDKGVVYELFDVIAPQVADRQGGYTRITKIGNRKGDNAPMAVIELVLEPVTPKRKAPAAPPSPAAKVAAEEAAKAEAVEETTDDAAATEVEETPESEAVEAEAAAEAEEAVEATDTDDDNVDAGEDAK, encoded by the coding sequence ATGCCTAAGCCGACAAAGGGCCCCCGTCTCGGAGGCGGCCCTGCCCACGAGCGTCTGCTGCTCGCGAACCTGGCCGCTGCCCTCTTCACGCACAAGCGCATCACGACGACCGAGACCAAGGCGAAGCGCCTTCGTCCGCTCGCCGAGCGCCTGATCACGTTCGCCAAGCGCGGTGACCTGCACGCACGCCGTCGCGTGCTGTCCGTCATCCAGGACAAGGGCGTGGTCTACGAGCTGTTCGACGTGATCGCGCCCCAAGTGGCCGACCGTCAGGGCGGTTACACGCGCATCACGAAGATCGGCAACCGCAAGGGCGACAACGCCCCCATGGCCGTCATCGAGCTCGTTCTCGAGCCCGTGACCCCGAAGCGCAAGGCACCGGCCGCCCCGCCGTCGCCTGCTGCAAAGGTCGCGGCCGAGGAGGCGGCCAAGGCCGAGGCGGTCGAGGAGACCACCGACGACGCCGCGGCCACCGAGGTCGAGGAGACGCCGGAGAGCGAGGCCGTCGAGGCTGAGGCTGCTGCCGAGGCCGAGGAGGCCGTCGAGGCCACCGACACCGACGACGACAACGTCGACGCAGGCGAGGACGCCAAGTAG
- a CDS encoding chitobiase/beta-hexosaminidase C-terminal domain-containing protein: MTMTSRRPDPDRRRAQETPIPASAGAARAAWRSARGRRGAIVGTVAAASAVLAGMLVPAAANAADPAPTSLVAPVTVATTTGKAPGLPAQVAVNTAAGQQSEAVTWNLTGYTFSRAYQTYSVVGNVNGLAVTAQVEVVPPSSVYFVDSGMNASTAAYDSVSKVLGDSLQNKVADQQFTGSATWGYVNDQNAYVAQRGSTSTDKYATGLYALGAGSTSKPIIYDLPLGAGTYTVTAGFQEWWNNRDLNVSMVAADGTTTPIATGLLISTAGGSLGPSKTMVTGQFTVTPAQAAAGDEKLQVTIGGQSGAPVISWFGIAAGAVSIDTAPYVVAAPTANVAGGVYKDAQKVTLQTTTPNSVIYYTTDGSTASATNGTLASGPITVSQSETIDAVAFSDGTASKDTQVAYDIEPDPASYAAIPNGRTWYDTSGNPIQAHGGGVIKVGSWYYWIGENKSDNTTKFSALSMYKSQDLTNWTFDHDVLTASSAAALADCNIERPKIVYDAQTKTFVLWAHWERASDYSASHLMVATSSSVDGDYTFQHDFRPGAGQVTSADADPTYTGGDDLWGYGSRDFTVYQDPSSGEAYIVSTQNGTDMRVYRLIDGDTDVDWQDSYVLFAGQRREAPALVKVGDYYFVFTSSQSGWYPNQAMYAYTKNIADPNGWSALKPVGNNTTFYSQPTSIVTVQAKGGTQYLYAGDHWNPETLGASTYVWLPLDFTGTDGAGPGVSMSYQPTLGFASKTGLTTSPAVQLVSQGKPATASSTVAGHPAGDAVDGNVFNLNTSGDDTNFFQPSTVPYTWQVDLGRTFDLSRVDLSWRSYNGSETYSGYTVEGSTNGTDWTRIASRLANRSTGFTSDGLSGSYRYVRVSVSKVVNDHNGNEADWAAGLVEVQVYAIPVAQSITFRPLHDAALSTGSFALSAVASSGEPVSYTASGTCTVSGSTVQLTAVGTCKITAGQAGGDGYTAASSVTRPFDVVKG; encoded by the coding sequence ATGACGATGACGTCCAGGAGACCCGATCCGGATCGCAGAAGGGCGCAGGAGACACCGATACCGGCGTCCGCCGGGGCCGCGCGGGCCGCGTGGCGGAGCGCGCGGGGGAGGCGCGGAGCGATCGTCGGAACGGTTGCCGCGGCATCCGCGGTGCTGGCGGGCATGCTGGTGCCGGCAGCGGCGAACGCGGCGGATCCCGCACCCACCTCGCTCGTCGCGCCCGTCACGGTTGCGACGACGACGGGGAAGGCGCCCGGCCTGCCCGCGCAGGTCGCCGTGAACACGGCAGCGGGACAGCAGAGCGAGGCGGTCACCTGGAACCTGACCGGTTACACGTTCTCCCGCGCGTACCAGACCTACTCGGTGGTGGGCAACGTGAACGGCCTGGCGGTCACTGCGCAGGTCGAGGTCGTGCCGCCGAGCTCGGTGTACTTCGTGGACAGCGGGATGAACGCCTCGACGGCCGCCTACGACAGCGTGTCGAAGGTGCTGGGCGACTCGCTGCAGAACAAGGTCGCCGATCAGCAGTTCACGGGATCGGCCACCTGGGGATACGTCAACGACCAGAACGCGTACGTCGCGCAGCGGGGCTCGACGAGCACCGACAAGTACGCGACGGGGCTCTACGCGCTCGGTGCAGGGAGCACGTCGAAGCCGATCATCTACGACCTTCCGCTCGGCGCGGGCACGTATACCGTGACGGCGGGGTTCCAGGAGTGGTGGAACAACCGCGACCTGAACGTCTCGATGGTGGCCGCCGACGGAACCACGACTCCGATCGCCACCGGACTCCTGATCAGCACGGCTGGCGGGAGCCTCGGCCCGTCGAAGACCATGGTCACCGGTCAGTTCACGGTGACGCCAGCACAGGCGGCCGCCGGCGACGAGAAGTTGCAGGTGACCATCGGCGGACAGAGCGGTGCTCCGGTGATCAGCTGGTTCGGCATCGCAGCGGGTGCCGTGAGCATCGACACGGCGCCGTACGTCGTGGCGGCGCCCACCGCGAACGTGGCGGGCGGCGTCTACAAGGACGCTCAGAAGGTGACGCTGCAGACGACCACCCCGAACTCGGTGATCTACTACACGACAGACGGGTCGACGGCATCCGCCACGAACGGCACGCTCGCTTCTGGACCCATCACGGTCTCGCAGTCCGAGACGATCGACGCGGTCGCGTTCAGCGACGGCACGGCGAGCAAGGACACGCAGGTCGCGTACGACATCGAGCCGGATCCGGCGAGCTACGCGGCCATCCCGAACGGGCGCACCTGGTACGACACGTCGGGGAACCCGATCCAGGCACACGGCGGCGGCGTCATCAAGGTGGGCAGCTGGTACTACTGGATCGGCGAGAACAAGTCGGACAACACGACCAAGTTCTCCGCGCTCAGCATGTACAAGTCGCAGGACCTCACGAACTGGACGTTCGACCACGACGTGCTGACGGCATCCAGCGCGGCAGCGCTCGCCGACTGCAACATCGAGCGGCCGAAGATCGTCTACGACGCGCAGACGAAGACGTTCGTGCTCTGGGCGCACTGGGAGCGCGCGAGCGACTACTCGGCCTCGCACCTCATGGTGGCGACGAGCTCGAGCGTGGACGGCGACTACACGTTCCAGCACGACTTCCGGCCGGGGGCCGGACAGGTGACCAGCGCCGACGCGGACCCGACCTACACCGGCGGCGACGACCTGTGGGGCTACGGGTCGCGCGACTTCACCGTGTACCAGGACCCGTCGAGCGGTGAGGCCTACATCGTCTCCACCCAGAACGGAACGGACATGCGCGTGTACCGCCTGATCGACGGCGACACCGACGTCGACTGGCAGGACTCGTACGTGCTCTTCGCCGGACAGCGTCGCGAGGCGCCGGCACTGGTGAAGGTGGGCGACTACTACTTCGTGTTCACGTCGAGCCAGTCCGGGTGGTATCCGAACCAAGCCATGTACGCGTACACGAAGAACATCGCGGACCCGAACGGATGGTCCGCTCTGAAGCCGGTGGGCAACAACACGACGTTCTACAGCCAGCCCACCAGCATCGTGACCGTCCAGGCGAAGGGCGGAACCCAGTACCTCTATGCGGGCGACCACTGGAACCCCGAGACGCTTGGCGCATCCACCTACGTCTGGCTGCCACTCGACTTCACGGGAACGGACGGGGCGGGGCCAGGGGTGAGCATGTCCTATCAGCCGACGCTCGGCTTCGCCTCGAAGACCGGGCTGACGACATCACCCGCTGTCCAGCTGGTGTCGCAGGGCAAGCCGGCGACGGCGAGCAGCACGGTTGCCGGGCATCCGGCAGGAGACGCCGTCGACGGCAATGTGTTCAACCTGAACACGAGCGGCGACGACACGAACTTCTTCCAGCCGTCGACGGTGCCGTATACGTGGCAGGTCGACCTCGGGCGGACGTTCGACCTGAGTCGGGTCGACCTGAGCTGGCGCAGCTACAACGGCTCGGAGACGTACAGCGGCTACACCGTTGAAGGGAGCACGAACGGCACCGACTGGACCAGGATCGCGAGCCGCCTCGCCAACCGCAGCACGGGGTTCACCAGCGACGGTCTCTCCGGTTCGTACCGGTACGTGCGTGTCAGCGTGAGCAAGGTGGTGAACGACCACAACGGCAACGAGGCAGACTGGGCCGCAGGACTCGTAGAGGTGCAGGTGTACGCGATCCCGGTCGCGCAGAGCATCACGTTCCGCCCGCTGCACGACGCAGCACTCTCGACCGGATCGTTCGCGCTGAGCGCCGTGGCGAGCTCGGGTGAACCCGTGAGCTACACGGCATCGGGCACCTG